A genomic stretch from Telopea speciosissima isolate NSW1024214 ecotype Mountain lineage chromosome 7, Tspe_v1, whole genome shotgun sequence includes:
- the LOC122668630 gene encoding G-type lectin S-receptor-like serine/threonine-protein kinase At1g34300 produces MRSKPVITLYLPFLLFFSILISFISPLTAQQQEQKLSSFYTANSPWSPSMNQTLVSTNSTFAAGFRPLSTSPDLYIFAIWFLKGLDKTIIWSLNGTITSPVNQSSSLVITPAGILQLNDSTGNNLWQPTAFGDPKQTKLVLGEDGNLVFGNWSSFNYPTDTILPSQTTDGTTLVSKNRKFMFRNNQDLVFNSSNIYKTITPIGFLYSNGTLTMKNVAASYIMADLGTVRLRRLTLDNDGNLRVYSLRSRSGKWMIVWQAIQELCTIHGTCAPNYICMTDGSNSTFCVCPSGFQVLTEVGVLTEVGGEKICERRIPLTQKDSKFLRLDFVNFTGDPNDGDLQAPNFTSCKNGCLANPSCLAYSVKYDGKNYCVHHESLLYGYWSPATRLTTFLRISNSETNISSNFTGIATKVNTICSTLISLPLPPNHSKTTARNIAILSTVFSVEFIVLSLSVWVFVKKYLKYQDMAWTLGLELLPSGGPKRFSYAELKAATNNFSNIIGQGGFGIVYKGELPDHRSIAVKCLKKVSGGETEFWGEIIIIARMHHLNLVRIWGFCVEKDHRMLVYEYIPNGSLAKYLFSANSPAITESSGQGKNSTGSSSNNNNNNKNSDSFCSSNLAENTPLRPLLDWNVRYRIALGIARAIAYLHEECLEWVLHCDIKPENILLGDEFCPKVADFGLSKLTKKEDKVAMSRVHGTRGYLAPEWVTREQPITAKADVYSFGMVLLEIVSGERNLNSRLSSAHGSEEWYFPRWAFEKVYEERKMEDLLDRQINHCYDNQIHFELVDRMVKTAIWCVQERPELRPSMGKVAKMLEGTLEITDPPKPNIFYLEIEDD; encoded by the coding sequence ATGAGGAGTAAACCAGTGATCACGTTGTATCTcccctttctcctcttcttctccatcttgatCTCTTTTATCTCACCATTAACAGCCCAACAACAAGAACAGAAGCTCTCTTCCTTCTACACCGCCAACTCGCCTTGGTCACCATCCATGAATCAAACCCTTGTATCCACTAACTCAACCTTTGCTGCTGGATTCCGACCATTATCCACTTCTCCAGATCTCTATATTTTCGCCATTTGGTTCCTGAAAGGCCTAGATAAAACCATTATCTGGTCACTTAATGGCACTATTACTTCACCAGTAAAccaatcttcttctcttgtcatCACGCCCGCTGGCATTCTCCAACTCAACGATTCGACCGGAAATAATCTGTGGCAGCCGACCGCGTTCGGAGATCCTAAACAGACTAAACTAGTCCTCGGCGAAGATGGTAACTTGGTGTTTGGTAATTGGAGCAGCTTCAACTATCCAACTGATACAATTCTACCGAGCCAGACCACCGATGGCACAACACTAGTCTCAAAGAATAGAAAGTTCATGTTTAGAAACAATCAAGACTTAGTTTTCAATTCATCCAATATTTACAAAACAATCACTCCGATTGGCTTTCTGTACTCTAATGGGACTCTCACCATGAAAAATGTTGCCGCTTCATATATTATGGCCGATCTTGGAACTGTTCGGTTGCGCCGATTGACTCTTGATAACGATGGGAACCTGAGAGTTTATAGTCTCCGTTCTCGTTCAGGAAAATGGATGATTGTTTGGCAAGCAATCCAAGAACTTTGTACCATTCATGGCACCTGTGCTCCAAATTATATATGTATGACCGATGGTTCCAATTCTACTTTCTGTGTTTGCCCATCGGGATTTCAAGTGCTAACAGAGGTTGGTGTGCTAACAGAGGTTGGTGGTGAGAAAATCTGCGAAAGGAGAATTCCACTAACGCAAAAGGACAGCAAATTTCTCCGGCTGGATTTCGTTAATTTCACTGGTGATCCAAACGATGGAGACCTTCAAGCTCCCAATTTCACTTCCTGCAAGAATGGATGCTTAGCCAACCCAAGTTGCCTTGCCTATTCAGTCAAATACGATGGAAAGAACTACTGTGTCCACCATGAAAGCCTCTTGTATGGCTACTGGTCTCCAGCGACGAGGCTCACAACGTTTCTGCGAATCTCCAACTCAGAAACAAATATTTCTAGCAACTTCACCGGCATAGCAACTAAGGTAAACACAATCTGTTCTACTCTTATTAGTCTTCCTCTACCACCTAACCACTCTAAAACCACAGCTAGGAACATTGCCATCCTCTCCACTGTCTTCTCTGTTGAGTTCATTGTTCTTTCCCTCTCTGTTTGGGTTTTCGTTAAGAAATACCTCAAATACCAAGACATGGCATGGACGTTAGGCCTTGAACTCTTACCCTCTGGAGGCCCAAAAAGATTCAGCTATGCCGAGCTCAAAGCTGCCACAAATAACTTCTCTAACATTATTGGGCAAGGTGGATTTGGGATTGTATATAAAGGGGAACTACCCGATCACCGGAGTATTGCCGTGAAGTGCCTTAAGAAAGTCTCCGGTGGAGAGACGGAATTTTGGGGTGAGATCATAATCATTGCCCGAATGCACCACCTCAACCTagtccgaatttggggtttcTGTGTTGAGAAGGATCATAGAATGTTGGTGTATGAGTATATCCCAAATGGGTCTCTTGCCAAATACTTATTCTCTGCCAACTCACCTGCAATTACAGAGTCATCAGGTCAGGGAAAGAACAGCACCGGTAGCAGtagtaacaacaacaacaacaacaaaaatagtGATAGTTTTTGCAGCAGTAATCTTGCAGAGAATACCCCATTGAGGCCATTACTGGATTGGAATGTAAGATACAGGATTGCCCTTGGTATTGCAAGGGCTATTGCATATCTTCATGAGGAATGTCTTGAGTGGGTTCTCCATTGTGACATTAAACCAGAGAACATCCTTCTAGGAGATGAGTTTTGTCCCAAGGTAGCAGATTTTGGGCTATCGAAGCTGACAAAGAAGGAAGACAAGGTAGCCATGTCACGAGTCCATGGTACACGAGGTTACTTGGCACCGGAGTGGGTGACAAGGGAGCAGCCAATTACTGCGAAAGCCGATGTTTATAGTTTTGGAATGGTGTTATTAGAGATTGTGAGCGGTGAAAGGAACCTTAATTCCCGTTTATCGTCAGCTCATGGGAGTGAGGAATGGTATTTTCCGAGATGGGCATTTGAGAAAGTGTATGAGGAGAGGAAGATGGAAGATCTTTTGGATAGACAGATCAACCATTGTTATGATAATCAGATTCATTTTGAGTTGGTGGATCGGATGGTGAAGACTGCAATATGGTGCGTACAAGAAAGGCCTGAACTGAGGCCATCAATGGGGAAAGTTGCAAAGATGCTTGAAGGAACATTGGAGATCACAGACCCTCCAAAGCCAAACATTTTCTACTTGGAAATTGAAGATGACTGA